One Oryza glaberrima chromosome 10, OglaRS2, whole genome shotgun sequence DNA segment encodes these proteins:
- the LOC127752824 gene encoding dof zinc finger protein 1-like, with protein sequence MSSPFLGSSSSSASSPLSYLTPPRPPPPPPPLLMGQGYAAAANGGIGGGGVEAVNAAAAPRQGGRHAGHPPLPRPPPRQCPRCGSANTKFCYYNNYSRTQPRYLCKACRRHWTEGGTLRDVPVGGGRKNSKRAAGGGKAGATASTAASAHVVAPAAPPPTSSSFPDLLRQMLMAPATAGGGGGYSIDLTAWQQMAAFAAPPQAATGDVGGAVGAASTAAPDANCGGGGVQYWNGWLQDDMPGLDGSC encoded by the exons ATGTCGTCGCCGTTCCTgggctcttcttcctcttccgcTTCGTCGCCCCTCTCTTACCTGACCCCGCCtaggcctcctcctcctcctcctccccttctcatG GGGCAGGGATACGCCGCTGCTGCCAATGGCGgaattggcggcggcggcgtcgaggcggtgaatgcggcggcggcgccgaggcagGGTGGCAGGCACGCCGGGcacccgccgctgccgaggccgccgccgaggcagTGCCCGCGGTGCGGCTCGGCGAACACCAAGTTCTGCTACTACAACAACTACAGCCGCACGCAGCCGCGGTACCTCTGCAAGGCGTGCCGCCGCCACTGGACGGAGGGCGGCACGCTCCGCGAcgtccccgtcggcggcggccgcaagaACAGcaagcgcgccgccggcggaggcaaGGCCGGCGCCACAGCCTCGACGGCGGCTTCTGCCCATGTcgtcgcgccggcggcgccgccgccgacgtcgtcgtcgttccccgATCTCCTGAGGCAGATGCTGAtggcgccggccaccgccggtggcggaggcggctacAGCATCGACCTGACCGCGTGGCAGCAAATGGCGGCGTTCGCGGCTCCACCTCAGGCCGCCaccggcgatgtcggcggcgcAGTCGgagcggcgtcgacggcggcgccggacgcgaactgcggcggcggcggcgtgcagtaCTGGAACGGGTGGCTGCAAGATGACATGCCCGGTCTAGATGGTTCATGTTAA